TTATGAATTAGTTCTTTCAGGTAAGAGCCAGTAGAGGGTAAACTCAGCCGTAGGATTAACTAATGAATCAAACCTTCTGTAGAGATTGCAAAAACCGCTAAACTGGAGGTGTTGTCCTGAGCGCTGGTGCTGTAGAAATTTTGTGACAAAACCAAAACCAGACGATGTCTGTCAGGTGCGGTGTTTTAATATAGACTTGGTAACCCAAGTCTGTGAAGCAATGCCTGGGGACGAGGTTCTGGAAGAAGCTCAAATACTCTTCAGTGCTCTAGCAGACAAGTCACGACTAAAAATCCTCTATGCCCTCAGTAATAATCAAGAGCTTTGCGTCTGTGACGTAGCATCAATGCTTGGGGTTAAGGTAGCAGTTGCCTCCCACCATCTGCGAAAACTGCGAGACCTCAAGATACTCAAGTACAGAAATGATGGCAAACTTGCCTACTACTCACTAAAAGACCAACGTATTGTAGAAGTTCTCTATTATGCACTCGGGCAAATAGCAGGCTAGCCATTCGATTGTAAGTGGTTAAGATTCTAACTTTTTTTGAATGTTTGAGTTTTTCGGGGACAATCATTCTAATATTGTTTTGAATGTTTGAACAATTGTCTTCTAAGCGTCATAGCTGGGAGGTGAACCATGAGTGATGATTGCTGCCACAAGAAGGCTGGCGAAGTGTCCAAACTCAGAAAACAGCAGAGTAGAGTTTTGTGGACCGTTCTGCTCATCAATGCCGTAATGTTTGTGGTGGAATTAGGAGCTGGTATTAGGTCTGCATCACTTTCGCTGACGGGAGATTCGCTCGATATGCTAGGGGATGCGTTGGTTTATGGTAGTAGTCTTTTAGTCATCAACCAAGGGAGGAAGGCTCAAGCAAGGTCGGCACTGCTCAAGGGGAGCATTATGTTTTTGTCAGCTGTGGCTGTCTTCGCCAGAGCCAGCTATCAGCTATTTGCTCAGACAATGCCAGAGGTGAGGGCAATGAGTGCGGTAGGGTTAATAGCCTTGTTTGCCAACTTGCTGTGTCTATTCTTATTGACTAGACACAGAAACGACAATATTAATATGTCCTCGGTATGGCTTTGTTCTCGCAATGATATCATTGCTAACACTTCTGTTCTGGGAGCTGCTTTTTTCGTATTTCTGACAAACTCTTTGCTACCCGATTTAGTTGTCGGACTTCTGCTCACCGTAGTCTTTGTCAAATCAGCTTCTAAAGTTGTTTCTCAGTCTTGGAGAGAATTACAACAAGCCTAAGAGTGAGTTAAGTCAGTTGAACAGACAGGTGCACTCCGTGCATACATCCTTGCCATAAAACATTCAAGATCGCTTTTTGTGCTTAGGTAGTTCGAGATGGAGTGGAGTTGATAGATATGGAAATAGTTGATTAGAGATATTATCTACTGACTGCACCCTTTAACTTTCAGCAAATAGTTTTACTTCCCAGGGATATTCGACCATCAGAGAGATTACAAAACCATCTACAGCCAAATGCAACCTCGACACTTATACCTTATTCCTGTTAGCTGAACCTAAGTACGCAGGCTGCAACCGCTTGTCAGAAATTCTTAAGCACGTCTCACACGACAGCGTCAATCGCTTCTTGTTAAGGGAAAGATATCAACCTAAAGACTTGTTTGAAGAGATAAAACCACACATTCAATTGGTGGGCGGCACTTTAAGCTGTGACGATACCGTTATTGATAAACCTTATAGTGAGCCAAATTTAGCTGAACTAATTGGATACTTTTGGTCAGGAAAACATCATCGAATTGTTAAAGGGCTTCACCTCATTACCCTGTATTACACCGACGCATCAGCTAAGTCTATCCCAGTTAATTATCGGATCTACGATAAGCGGGAGGGTTTGACAAAAAACGATTACTTTCGAGTAATGATTACGGAGGTTTTGGCTTGGGGCTTGCAGCCAGAAACGGTAACTGGTGATGCTTGGTATTCAGCCCTTGAAAATCTGAAATTCTTGAAAAACCGGGAAGTAGGATTTCTCATGGGTATTGCCAAAAATCGAAAAGTCTCAACTGATGGTAAAAATTACACCCAGGTACAAAATTTGGAAATTCCTGACCAAGGTTTGGTAATACATCTGAAAAACTTTGGGCGCGTCAAAGTATTTCGGAGGATATTCAAAAACGAAGCCGAGAGATACTACATTACATACCTACCTAATTCAGATGCTACCGAACAAGTTAGCCGACAGGAATTCAATGAGTCGCACTCAATCCATTGGGGAATTGAATGCTATCACCGAGCCTTGAAACAACTGTGTGGAGTTTCGCGGTTTATGGTCAGAACAAGTGAGGCTATTAAAACTCACATTTTTTGTTCAATCCGAGCCTTTACTAAGTTAGAGTTAATGCGAGCTGAAGAACTAATTGAAAACTGGTACGAATTACAAAAGAATTTGTACCTACAGGTGGCAAGGGAATTCATTCTAGAACACCTCCAGCAGAAACTTGAAGTGAATTTACATAATCAGTCTTTTGTCAATGCGTAAGTCCTATCAGGTATGGTTCGAGCAAGCCCCAAATCAGGAGTGTGCCAATCAACCCCAACAAGCCCAATAAGGTATATTTGATTTTCTTCATAGTCAGCACATCTGCTTCATCTAGAAAAGCTAATTCACAGCAACAACTGCTGCGAATTGAGCGGTGAGGAAATATCTAAACGGGAGCATCCCAGTTTTTTGAGTGAGAGATAATCAGGGAAGATAAACCTGTCGCATGATGGTTCTCCTCCAATGACTCCTGAACAACAGCAAGCCCTTCAAGAGCATGTCCAAGCCATTGCTAAGATTTTGTATGATGATACGCCAGCTGAGCAATTGACAACTCTGGCAGGGATTGAGCAGGCGGTGCGAAGTCAAATGCAGAAGCATGTGATGCCGGAGGTAGGGGTTTTTTTATCGCAACTACCACAGGCACAAGCGCAGGCTACCAACGACGAGTTAAAAGCATCCTGGGAGAACTCCCCATCACGAGCGGACAAGCCCAAAAGTTAGAGGTGCGAGGGCACACTCAATTAAGTCCGTATCTCGAAACTTGTTGCTTGCGGGTAAGTGCGAATGTGTCTTACCAACATGCGGCAGAGGACATCGAATATTTCACGGGGATGGCGGTGTCGAAGAGTGTGCAACAGCGATTGGTTCATCGTCAGGACTTTGTCCTGCCTAAATCGCAAGTAACGGTTGAGGAACTCAGTGTTGATGGAGGCAATATTCGCATTCGCACTCCTGAGGGAGAAGCTTGTAGCTGGAAAGGTTACAAAGCTGCCTGCTTGCATGAACCAGCGGAGGTTGCTGCTTCGTTTGGGGACAATACCGTGGTAATTGATTGGGTCAACGCTCAACCGTTAGCCCCCGTACTCACCTGTATTGGCGATGGACATGATGGGATTTGGAACATTGTTGCTCAGTTGACTCCAAGCACTCAGCGGCGGGAGGTATTAGACTGGTTTCACTTGATGGAAAACTTGCACAAGATCGGCGTTTCCCTCAAACGCCTCAATCAAGCAGAAACTCTGCTTTGGCAAGGACGGGTAGAAGCAGCAAAAGCTTTATTTACAAACTGTCAACTTCAGCCAGCTCAGAACTTTTGTGAGTATCTCAACAAGCATCGCCACCGCATCATCAATTATCAGTATCATCAAGCCGAGCAGATTTGTTCGATTGGTTCTGGGGCGGTGGAGTCAACGGTCAAGCAAATTGATCGACGAACTAAAATCTCAGGGGCGCAGTGGAAGGAAGATAATGTTCCTCAAGTTTTGGCTCATCGTTGTGCCTACCTTAATCAGCTAATCTCTACTTGAAGAATATAAAGTGGGATGCTCCCTATCTAAACCACCCGTTAGCAGAAAGCCAACGTCCATGTCATCACTAGCTTCAATCGCTATACCGCCTTCTAAGTAAGAGCCTACCGGAGGTTCGTCTTTAGGTTAAAATTCGGCGGTAGGAGAACTTCATTAACCACATGGATCACGCCGTTGCTTGCTCGGACATTCGGTTGGAGCACTCTTGCGTCGTTCACTGCGATTTCATTGGTAGCAGGATCA
This window of the Chroococcidiopsis sp. CCMEE 29 genome carries:
- a CDS encoding ISKra4 family transposase (programmed frameshift), which gives rise to MTPEQQQALQEHVQAIAKILYDDTPAEQLTTLAGIEQAVRSQMQKHVMPEVGGFFIATTTGTSAGYQRRVKSILGELPITSGQAQKLEVRGHTQLSPYLETCCLRVSANVSYQHAAEDIEYFTGMAVSKSVQQRLVHRQDFVLPKSQVTVEELSVDGGNIRIRTPEGEACSWKGYKAACLHEPAEVAASFGDNTVVIDWVNAQPLAPVLTCIGDGHDGIWNIVAQLTPSTQRREVLDWFHLMENLHKIGVSLKRLNQAETLLWQGRVEAAKALFTNCQLQPAQNFCEYLNKHRHRIINYQYHQAEQICSIGSGAVESTVKQIDRRTKISGAQWKEDNVPQVLAHRCAYLNQLIST
- a CDS encoding transposase, whose protein sequence is MREITKPSTAKCNLDTYTLFLLAEPKYAGCNRLSEILKHVSHDSVNRFLLRERYQPKDLFEEIKPHIQLVGGTLSCDDTVIDKPYSEPNLAELIGYFWSGKHHRIVKGLHLITLYYTDASAKSIPVNYRIYDKREGLTKNDYFRVMITEVLAWGLQPETVTGDAWYSALENLKFLKNREVGFLMGIAKNRKVSTDGKNYTQVQNLEIPDQGLVIHLKNFGRVKVFRRIFKNEAERYYITYLPNSDATEQVSRQEFNESHSIHWGIECYHRALKQLCGVSRFMVRTSEAIKTHIFCSIRAFTKLELMRAEELIENWYELQKNLYLQVAREFILEHLQQKLEVNLHNQSFVNA
- a CDS encoding cation transporter, whose protein sequence is MSDDCCHKKAGEVSKLRKQQSRVLWTVLLINAVMFVVELGAGIRSASLSLTGDSLDMLGDALVYGSSLLVINQGRKAQARSALLKGSIMFLSAVAVFARASYQLFAQTMPEVRAMSAVGLIALFANLLCLFLLTRHRNDNINMSSVWLCSRNDIIANTSVLGAAFFVFLTNSLLPDLVVGLLLTVVFVKSASKVVSQSWRELQQA
- a CDS encoding metalloregulator ArsR/SmtB family transcription factor translates to MTKPKPDDVCQVRCFNIDLVTQVCEAMPGDEVLEEAQILFSALADKSRLKILYALSNNQELCVCDVASMLGVKVAVASHHLRKLRDLKILKYRNDGKLAYYSLKDQRIVEVLYYALGQIAG